A single window of Malus sylvestris chromosome 5, drMalSylv7.2, whole genome shotgun sequence DNA harbors:
- the LOC126621956 gene encoding B3 domain-containing protein At4g34400-like isoform X1, whose protein sequence is MDLVKGIWREPFLRNAGRLSLLFIYSFILKWDLCFLSWLVEFHLGCPPCWILCNSQLSIAIGSTTEKMARMPKEEKKPTFFQIICKGFNTEKLTVPRKFLTHILKELSERAILKLKGSSDYSWTVNVTKTPKGAVRFNGGWQEFLKDNSLGHGDFLVFTYDGKMQFSIDIFDNTACHRIDDKINPNSNSSSGDDSVQNLSSSESSEFDESIEEEEDDSCKDSEATCEDNVSEDSEATRTESFKSNFPHYNDTYSSLQPSPGSISPKGKVLR, encoded by the exons ATGGATTTGGTGAAAGGGATCTGGAGAGAACCTTTCCTTCGGAATGCAGGACGACTgagtttattatttatttattcatttatctTAAAGTGGGACTTGTGCTTTCTCAGCTGGCTTGTGGAATTTCATCTCGGTTGCCCTCCTTGTTGGATCTTGTGCAACTCTCAACTA AGCATCGCTATCGGTTCAACAACGGAGAAAATGGCAAGAATGCCCAAGGAGGAGAAGAAGCCGACCTTCTTTCAGATTATTTGCAAAGGTTTCAACACTGAAAAATTG ACTGTCCCACGAAAGTTCTTGACACATATACTGAAGGAGCTGTCCGAGAGAGCAATTTTGAAACTGAAAGGTTCTTCAGATTACTCATGGACCGTCAATGTGACTAAAACACCAAAAGGTGCGGTGCGTTTCAATGGTGGCTGGCAGGAGTTCTTGAAGGATAACTCCTTGGGTCACGGCGACTTTTTGGTGTTCACTTATGATGGAAAGATGCAATTCAGCATAGATATATTCGACAACACTGCATGTCACAGAATCGATGACAAGATCAACCCCAATTCAAACAGCTCTTCTGGTGACGATTCGG TTCAAAACCTTTCAAGTTCCGAATCCAGTGAGTTTGATGAGAGtatagaagaggaagaagatgacagTTGCAAGGACTCGGAAGCTACCTGCGAAGACAACGTATCTGAGGATTCAGAAGCTACACGGACTGAATCTTTCAAATCTAACTTTCCTCATTACAATGACACATA TTCGTCCCTTCAGCCTTCTCCAGGAAGCATTTCCCCCAAGGGAAAAGTTTTGAGGTGA
- the LOC126621956 gene encoding B3 domain-containing protein At4g34400-like isoform X2: MARMPKEEKKPTFFQIICKGFNTEKLTVPRKFLTHILKELSERAILKLKGSSDYSWTVNVTKTPKGAVRFNGGWQEFLKDNSLGHGDFLVFTYDGKMQFSIDIFDNTACHRIDDKINPNSNSSSGDDSVQNLSSSESSEFDESIEEEEDDSCKDSEATCEDNVSEDSEATRTESFKSNFPHYNDTYSSLQPSPGSISPKGKVLR, translated from the exons ATGGCAAGAATGCCCAAGGAGGAGAAGAAGCCGACCTTCTTTCAGATTATTTGCAAAGGTTTCAACACTGAAAAATTG ACTGTCCCACGAAAGTTCTTGACACATATACTGAAGGAGCTGTCCGAGAGAGCAATTTTGAAACTGAAAGGTTCTTCAGATTACTCATGGACCGTCAATGTGACTAAAACACCAAAAGGTGCGGTGCGTTTCAATGGTGGCTGGCAGGAGTTCTTGAAGGATAACTCCTTGGGTCACGGCGACTTTTTGGTGTTCACTTATGATGGAAAGATGCAATTCAGCATAGATATATTCGACAACACTGCATGTCACAGAATCGATGACAAGATCAACCCCAATTCAAACAGCTCTTCTGGTGACGATTCGG TTCAAAACCTTTCAAGTTCCGAATCCAGTGAGTTTGATGAGAGtatagaagaggaagaagatgacagTTGCAAGGACTCGGAAGCTACCTGCGAAGACAACGTATCTGAGGATTCAGAAGCTACACGGACTGAATCTTTCAAATCTAACTTTCCTCATTACAATGACACATA TTCGTCCCTTCAGCCTTCTCCAGGAAGCATTTCCCCCAAGGGAAAAGTTTTGAGGTGA